A single Dictyoglomus sp. NZ13-RE01 DNA region contains:
- a CDS encoding MBL fold hydrolase — protein MKLTFLGATGEVTGSTYLLTNEKKYLVDCGIFQGKSEKENEVPFPFDPSQISAVILTHAHLDHSGRIPKLVKEGFRGKIYATLPTIELCEVLWLDTVKLMKEEVERINRKNLRAGKPLIEPLYTEKEVEMAMTLFEPIPYDEIIDLKDIKFRFRDSAHILGAGSLEVWGDSTKIVFSGDIGQWEGVMEGTPALIEQADYVVIESTYGDRLHKSLEETRKEFKSVIEQAIKENGKILIPSFVVDRAQRVIYELMLLSLENIIPKNFPIFFDSPMGKKVTDIYKKHTNLLSGEIQKYLLEGMDPFSLRNLKYLSTPDESKSINDLENGIIIAGSGMCTGGRILHHLKHNIWKENTHIIFVGYQAQGTLGRSIVDGAKRVHIMGEELAVNAKIHTINGFSAHADQKDLLKWASTFQSNPLFIITHGEPQASTALSNLLKAKGFETLIPQPTQTIDLAKREITPPKEIKKPEIDEILNELENTLISMKSQPISQNEENISLLKACLLILKNIKGERNV, from the coding sequence TGAAAAAAAATATCTTGTTGATTGTGGAATCTTCCAGGGAAAATCAGAGAAAGAAAATGAAGTCCCCTTTCCTTTTGATCCATCCCAGATATCCGCAGTTATATTAACTCATGCACATCTGGATCATTCTGGCAGGATTCCCAAATTAGTAAAGGAAGGATTCAGAGGTAAAATATATGCAACTTTACCTACTATTGAACTTTGTGAAGTTCTATGGTTAGACACAGTAAAATTAATGAAGGAAGAGGTTGAAAGGATAAATAGAAAAAATTTAAGGGCAGGAAAACCCTTAATAGAACCCTTATACACAGAAAAGGAAGTAGAAATGGCAATGACCCTTTTTGAACCTATCCCTTATGATGAAATTATTGATTTAAAGGATATAAAGTTTAGGTTTAGGGATTCTGCCCATATTTTAGGGGCAGGCTCTTTAGAAGTATGGGGCGATAGTACTAAAATAGTATTTTCTGGAGATATAGGGCAGTGGGAAGGAGTAATGGAAGGAACTCCTGCTTTGATAGAACAGGCGGATTATGTGGTCATTGAGTCAACTTATGGAGATAGATTACATAAAAGCTTAGAAGAAACAAGAAAGGAATTTAAAAGCGTAATAGAGCAAGCAATAAAAGAGAATGGAAAAATTCTTATACCATCTTTCGTGGTAGATAGAGCCCAAAGAGTTATCTATGAGCTTATGCTCTTGTCCTTAGAAAATATTATACCTAAGAACTTTCCTATTTTCTTTGATAGTCCTATGGGTAAAAAGGTAACTGATATTTATAAAAAACATACCAATCTTCTTTCTGGAGAAATTCAAAAATATCTTTTAGAAGGTATGGACCCTTTCTCTCTACGCAATTTAAAATATTTGTCCACTCCTGATGAATCAAAAAGCATCAATGATTTAGAAAACGGTATTATCATTGCAGGAAGTGGAATGTGCACTGGGGGAAGAATTCTTCATCATTTAAAGCATAATATATGGAAAGAGAATACTCATATAATATTTGTTGGCTATCAAGCTCAAGGTACCTTAGGAAGGAGTATAGTAGATGGGGCAAAAAGAGTACATATTATGGGGGAAGAACTTGCTGTGAATGCCAAAATCCATACAATAAATGGTTTTTCCGCCCATGCGGATCAGAAAGATCTTTTAAAATGGGCAAGCACCTTTCAATCAAACCCATTATTTATAATAACCCATGGTGAGCCACAAGCATCTACAGCACTTTCTAATCTTTTAAAAGCTAAAGGTTTTGAAACCCTCATTCCTCAACCTACCCAAACCATTGATCTTGCTAAAAGAGAAATTACTCCTCCTAAAGAAATTAAAAAACCTGAAATAGATGAGATATTAAATGAGTTAGAAAATACCTTAATCTCTATGAAAAGTCAGCCTATCTCTCAAAATGAGGAAAACATTAGTTTGCTTAAAGCCTGCTTATTAATATTAAAAAATATAAAGGGAGAAAGAAATGTCTAA